The following proteins come from a genomic window of Miscanthus floridulus cultivar M001 chromosome 2, ASM1932011v1, whole genome shotgun sequence:
- the LOC136535901 gene encoding protein IN2-1 homolog B-like isoform X2, whose translation MEALPATLTSASEQPPLYDGTTRLYMSYVCPYAQRAWITRNYKGLQEKIKLVPFYMTDKPGWYKEVYPKNQVPSLEHNNNIMGESLDLIKYIDSNFDGPKLVTNDPEKQRFAEELLGYSDAFNRALLDALRSKGPMTAEAVAALDKINSSLLKFDDGPFFLGQLSLVDIAYAPFIEGFQIFFAGIKSCDITEGRVHIHKFIEEMNKIEAYMQTKQDPQVLLALTKKKFEI comes from the exons ATGGAAGCTCTTCCTGCTACCTTGACATCTGCTTCGGAGCAGCCACCTCTCTATGATGGCACAACCAG ATTGTATATGTCGTACGTTTGCCCGTATGCGCAACGGGCATGGATCACAAGGAATTACAAG GGTTTGCAGGAGAAGATCAAGCTAGTCCCCTTTTACATGACAGATAAGCCTGGATGGTATAAGGAGGTTTACCCCAAGAACCAG GTGCCTTCCTTAGAGCACAACAACAATATCATGGGAGAGAGCTTGGATCTGATAAAGTATATAGATAGCAACTTCGACGGACCCAAACTTGTCACCAAC GATCCTGAAAAGCAAAGGTTTGCAGAAGAACTGCTGGGATATTCAGATGCTTTCAATAGGGCATTGCTCGACGCACTTAGATCTAAGGGGCCCATGACCGCTGAAGCTG TTGCTGCTCTGGACAAAATAAATAGCTCCCTGTTAAAATTCGATGATGGCCCTTTCTTCCTTGGCCAACTTAGTCTG GTGGACATTGCATATGCACCGTTCATCGAAGGGTTTCAGATATTTTTTGCTGGCATAAAGAGTTGTGACATCACCGAAGGGAGAGTTCATATACATAAATTCATCGAG GAAATGAACAAGATTGAAGCGTACATGCAGACTAAGCAGGACCCTCAAGTGCTGCTTGCTCTCACAAAGAAGAAGTTTGAG ATTTAA
- the LOC136535901 gene encoding protein IN2-1 homolog B-like isoform X1: MEALPATLTSASEQPPLYDGTTSRLYMSYVCPYAQRAWITRNYKGLQEKIKLVPFYMTDKPGWYKEVYPKNQVPSLEHNNNIMGESLDLIKYIDSNFDGPKLVTNDPEKQRFAEELLGYSDAFNRALLDALRSKGPMTAEAVAALDKINSSLLKFDDGPFFLGQLSLVDIAYAPFIEGFQIFFAGIKSCDITEGRVHIHKFIEEMNKIEAYMQTKQDPQVLLALTKKKFEI; this comes from the exons ATGGAAGCTCTTCCTGCTACCTTGACATCTGCTTCGGAGCAGCCACCTCTCTATGATGGCACAACCAG CAGATTGTATATGTCGTACGTTTGCCCGTATGCGCAACGGGCATGGATCACAAGGAATTACAAG GGTTTGCAGGAGAAGATCAAGCTAGTCCCCTTTTACATGACAGATAAGCCTGGATGGTATAAGGAGGTTTACCCCAAGAACCAG GTGCCTTCCTTAGAGCACAACAACAATATCATGGGAGAGAGCTTGGATCTGATAAAGTATATAGATAGCAACTTCGACGGACCCAAACTTGTCACCAAC GATCCTGAAAAGCAAAGGTTTGCAGAAGAACTGCTGGGATATTCAGATGCTTTCAATAGGGCATTGCTCGACGCACTTAGATCTAAGGGGCCCATGACCGCTGAAGCTG TTGCTGCTCTGGACAAAATAAATAGCTCCCTGTTAAAATTCGATGATGGCCCTTTCTTCCTTGGCCAACTTAGTCTG GTGGACATTGCATATGCACCGTTCATCGAAGGGTTTCAGATATTTTTTGCTGGCATAAAGAGTTGTGACATCACCGAAGGGAGAGTTCATATACATAAATTCATCGAG GAAATGAACAAGATTGAAGCGTACATGCAGACTAAGCAGGACCCTCAAGTGCTGCTTGCTCTCACAAAGAAGAAGTTTGAG ATTTAA